One segment of Pleomorphomonas sp. PLEO DNA contains the following:
- a CDS encoding class 1 fructose-bisphosphatase: MTYRRITLPLFLVQEQRRLGGSGIFTALMTDICTTCKTISNEVNRGAMAGTMGYAGSRNVQGEEQKELDVLANDIFLYMIDQSGNWAGVASEELDNAYMSRGSDGRYLLLFDPIDGSSNIGVNVAVGSIFSILRLPDGVDPSDERGYLQPGVKQVAAGYTIYGSSTMMVLTSGHGVNGFTLDHNIGVFVLTHPNMRVPDDTAEYAINASRERYWPEPIHRYVRECVAGPEGPRGKRFNTRWIASMVAEVHRILMRGGVFMYPVDSENAPRGGHLRLLYEANPMAFIIEQAGGLATTGRERILDIMPERLHQRTSVILGSKSEVERIGRYYAEADAAEVDATDTSAA; the protein is encoded by the coding sequence ATGACCTATAGACGCATTACCCTGCCGCTCTTCCTGGTGCAGGAGCAGCGCCGCCTTGGCGGCAGTGGCATCTTCACCGCGCTGATGACCGACATCTGCACCACCTGCAAAACGATCTCCAACGAGGTGAACCGCGGCGCCATGGCCGGCACCATGGGCTACGCCGGCTCGCGCAACGTGCAGGGCGAAGAGCAGAAGGAACTGGACGTTCTGGCCAACGACATCTTCCTTTACATGATCGACCAGAGCGGCAACTGGGCCGGCGTCGCCTCCGAGGAACTCGATAACGCCTACATGTCGCGCGGCTCCGACGGCCGTTATCTCCTGCTGTTCGACCCGATCGATGGCTCGTCCAACATCGGCGTCAACGTGGCGGTCGGCAGCATTTTCTCCATCCTGCGCCTGCCCGACGGCGTCGACCCCTCCGACGAGCGAGGCTACCTGCAGCCCGGCGTGAAACAGGTGGCGGCCGGCTACACCATCTATGGCTCATCGACCATGATGGTGTTGACCAGCGGCCACGGCGTCAACGGCTTCACGCTCGACCACAACATCGGCGTCTTCGTCCTCACCCATCCGAACATGCGCGTCCCCGACGATACGGCCGAATATGCGATCAACGCCTCGCGCGAGCGTTACTGGCCCGAGCCGATCCACCGCTATGTCCGCGAATGCGTCGCGGGGCCGGAAGGGCCGCGCGGCAAGCGGTTCAATACCCGCTGGATCGCCTCCATGGTGGCGGAAGTGCATCGCATCCTGATGCGCGGCGGCGTTTTCATGTATCCGGTGGATAGCGAGAATGCCCCGCGCGGTGGACATCTGCGCCTGCTTTACGAGGCCAACCCGATGGCTTTTATCATCGAGCAAGCCGGCGGCCTCGCCACAACCGGCCGCGAGCGAATCCTGGATATCATGCCCGAGCGGCTGCACCAGCGCACCAGCGTGATCCTCGGCTCGAAGAGCGAGGTCGAGCGCATCGGCCGCTATTACGCGGAGGCCGACGCGGCGGAGGTCGATGCGACGGACACATCCGCGGCCTGA
- a CDS encoding ornithine cyclodeaminase family protein yields MLVLDATATASALDYPTLIAGLRRIFAAGVTAPLRHAHGLPRAGEPDATLLMMPAWMGDGSHGGVKIVNVVPGNAKRGLPAVTASYLLFDETTGAHVALFDGAALTGRRTAAASALAASYLARSDARTLLVVGAGHVGSEIPAAYRAVLPIDKVLVWNPTPARAERLVANLGRQGIDAEARTDLEAAVGEADIISCATLSTAPLIKGDWLKPGQHLDLVGSFTPEMREADDQALARGRVFVDGPAAVIESGDIKGAMASGALKEIAGTLYDLCGDRVEGRRSAADITVFKSVGLAVEDLAAARVALAARRQD; encoded by the coding sequence ATGCTCGTACTCGACGCCACCGCCACCGCGTCCGCCCTTGATTATCCGACGCTGATCGCCGGACTGCGGCGGATATTCGCCGCCGGCGTCACGGCGCCGCTTCGCCATGCTCACGGCCTGCCGCGGGCGGGTGAGCCGGATGCCACGTTGTTGATGATGCCGGCCTGGATGGGCGACGGCAGCCACGGCGGTGTGAAGATCGTCAATGTCGTGCCGGGCAACGCCAAGCGCGGCCTGCCGGCGGTGACGGCGAGCTATCTGCTGTTCGATGAGACGACCGGCGCCCATGTGGCGCTGTTTGATGGCGCGGCACTGACCGGCCGGCGCACGGCGGCGGCCTCGGCGCTCGCCGCCTCCTATCTGGCGCGCAGCGATGCCCGCACGCTCCTAGTGGTCGGGGCGGGGCATGTCGGCTCGGAGATACCGGCCGCCTATCGCGCCGTGCTGCCGATCGACAAGGTTCTGGTGTGGAATCCGACGCCAGCGCGGGCCGAGCGGTTGGTCGCCAATCTCGGGAGACAGGGCATCGACGCGGAAGCACGGACCGATCTCGAAGCGGCGGTTGGCGAGGCGGATATCATCTCCTGCGCCACGCTTTCGACAGCGCCACTGATCAAGGGCGACTGGCTGAAACCCGGCCAGCATCTCGATCTGGTCGGTTCGTTCACGCCTGAGATGCGCGAAGCGGACGATCAGGCGCTGGCGCGCGGCCGGGTGTTTGTCGACGGGCCGGCGGCGGTGATCGAATCGGGCGATATCAAGGGGGCGATGGCGTCGGGGGCGCTGAAGGAAATCGCCGGCACGCTCTATGATCTTTGCGGCGACCGGGTCGAAGGGCGTCGTTCAGCGGCCGATATAACGGTGTTCAAGTCGGTCGGCCTCGCCGTCGAGGATCTCGCCGCCGCTCGTGTCGCTCTGGCGGCGCGGCGGCAGGATTGA
- a CDS encoding endonuclease/exonuclease/phosphatase family protein: MPGQFASLSRLLDGVGRFIRLGQPPDAAAASTACDGCDLVRVASYNIHKAIGNDGTYDPARTIAVIAEIDADIIALQEADRRLGDRKGRLNLATLEKETGLTLVPVAARPMSHGWHGNALFYRRGTVLRAERIHLPHAEPRGAVLAEFDIGGRHLRVVAAHLGLLSRTRRLQMERLRSHLEAREPMPTLLCGDFNEWRPGRTNSPLERLSPLFQTSNAVPSFPSRRPVFPLDRIFGWPDGLVADFAVHDSPVARRASDHLPVKAVIDLKSAGRLFGETSILPPRRQSDTSGGEILDGEADRLEHRYIGR, translated from the coding sequence ATGCCTGGGCAGTTTGCCAGCCTTTCCCGACTGCTTGATGGCGTCGGCCGCTTCATACGGCTCGGCCAGCCTCCGGATGCCGCCGCCGCTTCGACAGCCTGCGATGGCTGCGATCTCGTGCGTGTCGCCAGCTACAACATCCATAAGGCCATCGGCAACGACGGTACCTACGATCCCGCCCGCACCATAGCGGTGATCGCCGAGATCGACGCCGACATCATCGCCCTGCAGGAAGCCGACCGCCGGTTGGGCGACCGCAAGGGCCGGCTCAACCTCGCCACACTGGAAAAGGAAACCGGCCTGACGCTGGTGCCGGTCGCCGCCCGACCGATGAGCCACGGCTGGCACGGCAACGCCCTGTTCTACCGGCGTGGCACCGTGCTCCGCGCCGAGCGCATTCACCTGCCGCATGCCGAACCGCGCGGCGCGGTGCTGGCCGAATTCGACATCGGCGGCCGCCACCTGCGCGTCGTCGCCGCCCATCTCGGCCTGTTGAGCCGTACCCGCCGCTTGCAGATGGAGCGCCTGCGCTCCCATCTCGAGGCGCGCGAGCCGATGCCGACGCTGCTCTGCGGAGATTTCAACGAATGGCGACCCGGCCGAACCAATTCGCCGCTCGAGCGGCTGTCGCCGCTGTTCCAGACGAGTAACGCCGTGCCGAGCTTTCCCTCGCGCCGGCCGGTGTTTCCGCTTGATCGCATCTTCGGCTGGCCCGACGGGCTGGTCGCCGATTTCGCCGTTCACGACAGCCCGGTCGCCCGCCGGGCGTCCGACCACCTGCCGGTCAAGGCAGTCATCGACCTAAAGTCGGCCGGCAGGCTGTTCGGCGAAACGTCAATCCTGCCGCCGCGCCGCCAGAGCGACACGAGCGGCGGCGAGATCCTCGACGGCGAGGCCGACCGACTTGAACACCGTTATATCGGCCGCTGA
- a CDS encoding low affinity iron permease family protein yields MSGSAASRLFSKFASTISELSGRPATFAIAVGLVAVWAISGPFFAFSETWQLVINTSTTIITFLMVFVLQNSQNRDGKALQAKIDELILTSEAQNKFVGIEKLDEDEIRQVSQNLAEKAEALEDVANRAEALDNMTEQKTDSR; encoded by the coding sequence ATGAGCGGTTCCGCTGCGTCGCGTCTGTTCTCGAAATTTGCCTCCACGATCTCGGAGCTGTCTGGCCGGCCGGCAACCTTCGCCATTGCCGTGGGCTTGGTCGCGGTCTGGGCGATTTCCGGCCCGTTCTTCGCCTTTTCCGAGACTTGGCAGCTCGTCATCAACACGTCGACCACCATTATCACCTTCCTGATGGTGTTCGTCCTCCAGAACTCCCAGAACCGCGACGGCAAGGCGCTGCAGGCGAAGATCGACGAACTGATCCTCACCTCGGAGGCCCAGAACAAGTTCGTCGGTATCGAGAAGCTCGACGAGGACGAAATACGCCAAGTCAGCCAGAACCTGGCCGAGAAAGCCGAGGCACTGGAAGACGTCGCCAACAGGGCGGAGGCGCTTGATAATATGACCGAGCAGAAGACGGATTCCCGTTAG
- the ykgO gene encoding type B 50S ribosomal protein L36, whose protein sequence is MKIKNSLRALMTRDRNNRMVRRKGRIYIINKKNPRYKARQG, encoded by the coding sequence ATGAAGATCAAGAACTCTCTCCGGGCCCTGATGACCCGCGACCGCAACAATCGGATGGTCCGTCGCAAGGGCCGCATCTACATCATCAACAAGAAGAATCCGCGCTACAAGGCCCGTCAGGGCTGA
- a CDS encoding tetratricopeptide repeat protein: MACLGVRMHSTIAAREGTFPGMRVFVPFALLLLIAVGPVAAGDGLPPPVSSGRERLMTVVPADKAGELDGLFARLSAAKDRTEAASLEGEIRQRWAASGSATADLLLSWTEKAVVGGDAAAALDILDELTVRRPTFAEAYYRRGTLHLLSGQVSQALGDFQTVLRIEPRHFLAMKELAVLLEDLDEHDRALSVLKRLQVVDPQFDGLNEAIEAIVAGSHGRDI; the protein is encoded by the coding sequence ATGGCCTGCCTTGGCGTCAGGATGCACTCGACGATCGCTGCCCGGGAAGGTACCTTCCCGGGTATGCGTGTTTTTGTGCCCTTCGCATTGTTGCTGTTGATCGCCGTTGGACCGGTTGCCGCCGGTGACGGTTTGCCGCCGCCTGTCTCAAGCGGGCGCGAGCGGTTGATGACGGTCGTCCCTGCCGATAAGGCCGGTGAGCTCGATGGCCTGTTTGCGCGCCTTTCCGCCGCCAAGGACCGGACCGAAGCGGCCAGCCTTGAAGGCGAGATTCGCCAGCGCTGGGCGGCGAGCGGCAGCGCCACCGCCGATCTTCTCCTGTCTTGGACGGAAAAAGCGGTGGTCGGCGGCGATGCCGCCGCGGCGCTCGACATTCTCGACGAACTGACGGTACGGCGGCCGACCTTCGCCGAAGCCTATTATCGGCGCGGCACCTTGCATCTTCTGTCCGGCCAGGTGTCGCAGGCGCTCGGCGACTTCCAGACCGTGCTGCGCATCGAGCCGCGCCATTTCCTGGCAATGAAAGAGCTGGCTGTGCTGCTCGAGGATCTCGATGAGCACGATCGGGCGCTTTCGGTGCTCAAACGCCTGCAGGTGGTCGATCCACAGTTCGACGGCCTCAACGAGGCGATCGAGGCCATCGTCGCCGGCAGCCACGGCCGGGATATCTGA
- a CDS encoding MFS transporter: protein MNLWKIRDYIFLLSAQSTSTLVGAGMNVVFPLAILEFTGSLATAGIVGVLRSAPYLVLSLPLGALVDRWNRRYIMMACQLGRLIAFFGLALTAYYGALNQWHIYFVCQIDGILFVFFNIAEAAVLSCVVPSALLPHASSTNEAGFGTAMILGPPAATIVYQFWGIGGTLLAGALCYLASFFLLTIIKTGLNPARLPTRQTLIEEITEGIRWLIGARLVLLLACIMGGLNLINAAMPLIAITLGQTLGASNASIGTTVACGGVGSVLGSLCGPRWLRLHGFGRGVAFTTWLHAAAFGALIFVPSLPLLGLVYGLIIGFYSLYAVMQFAYRIKSVPERLQGRVNSACRLIAFSLYPLGSALAGVLSQYWGAQASVMSFTAVAVLLACILSLSPFLMPTWREGCVRGSSAK from the coding sequence ATGAACCTCTGGAAAATCCGCGATTATATTTTTCTGCTTTCGGCACAATCGACGTCGACATTGGTTGGCGCCGGCATGAATGTCGTCTTCCCGCTGGCAATCCTTGAATTCACGGGATCGTTGGCGACCGCCGGCATTGTCGGCGTGCTGAGATCCGCGCCTTACCTCGTCCTGAGCTTGCCATTGGGAGCGTTGGTTGATCGCTGGAACCGCCGTTACATTATGATGGCGTGTCAGCTCGGACGTTTGATCGCCTTTTTTGGTCTCGCCCTGACGGCCTATTACGGCGCCCTCAATCAGTGGCACATTTACTTTGTCTGCCAGATAGACGGCATCTTGTTCGTGTTCTTCAACATCGCGGAAGCTGCGGTTCTTTCATGTGTCGTGCCCAGTGCATTGTTACCTCACGCGTCCAGCACCAACGAAGCAGGCTTCGGCACCGCGATGATTCTGGGGCCTCCCGCTGCCACGATCGTCTACCAATTTTGGGGGATCGGCGGCACGCTCTTGGCAGGCGCTCTTTGCTACCTCGCGTCTTTCTTTCTGCTGACGATCATCAAGACGGGGCTGAACCCCGCCCGTCTGCCAACGCGTCAAACTCTGATCGAGGAAATAACGGAGGGCATTCGGTGGCTTATCGGTGCCCGCCTCGTTCTTCTGCTTGCCTGCATCATGGGAGGCCTCAACCTCATCAATGCCGCGATGCCGCTCATCGCGATCACGCTGGGGCAAACGCTGGGGGCCAGCAATGCGTCGATTGGAACAACGGTCGCTTGCGGAGGCGTTGGAAGCGTTCTGGGGTCGCTTTGCGGTCCGCGCTGGTTGCGCCTGCACGGATTCGGGCGAGGCGTGGCCTTCACCACTTGGCTGCACGCCGCGGCCTTCGGCGCGCTGATCTTCGTGCCGAGCTTGCCATTGCTCGGCTTGGTCTATGGTCTCATTATTGGCTTCTACTCCCTGTATGCGGTGATGCAGTTCGCCTACCGCATCAAGTCCGTGCCGGAGCGACTTCAAGGGCGTGTCAACAGTGCCTGTCGGTTGATAGCCTTTTCGCTTTATCCGCTCGGTTCGGCACTAGCCGGAGTTCTCTCCCAGTACTGGGGCGCGCAGGCTTCGGTCATGTCTTTCACGGCGGTCGCAGTCCTGCTGGCCTGCATACTCTCGCTGAGTCCATTTCTCATGCCGACGTGGCGTGAGGGCTGTGTTCGGGGAAGCTCTGCGAAGTGA
- the pyk gene encoding pyruvate kinase: protein MRRNRKVKILATLGPSSSDKDMIARLHEAGADCFRINMSHTNHEKLRYYVSTIREVEAEAGRPIGILADLQGPKLRVGTFANGPVFLEIGAKFAFHREKFDGDVTGVTLPHPEIIDALEPGHRLLIDDGRLRLRIVENDRKLAIAVVEVGGKISDRKGVSLPDTVLTSGALTEKDRADLTAALEADVDWIALSFVQGPEDLMEVHEIVDGKCGVMAKIEKPQAVKRFNEILELSDAIMVARGDLGVELPLEQVPSVQKSITRTTRKAGKPVVVATQMLESMIQSPVPTRAEVSDIANAVFEGADAVMLSAESAAGAYPVEAVQTMSHVAEEVENSEHFHSILAGQRGEPDATPADAISASARQIAETLGIAALVCFTASGATGLRAARERPSTPILALSPNRSMARRLALVWGIHSVVTDDARSLNDLVQRASRISAEEGFTKPGDRIIITAGVPFGTAGVTNLLRIASIGADGKSGI from the coding sequence ATGAGACGAAACCGCAAGGTCAAGATTCTTGCAACTTTGGGCCCCTCCTCCTCCGACAAGGACATGATTGCCCGGCTGCATGAGGCGGGTGCGGATTGTTTCCGCATCAACATGAGCCACACCAATCACGAAAAGCTGCGCTACTACGTTTCGACCATCCGTGAGGTCGAGGCCGAAGCTGGGCGTCCTATCGGCATCCTCGCCGACCTGCAGGGCCCCAAGCTGCGCGTCGGCACCTTCGCCAACGGTCCCGTGTTCCTGGAGATCGGCGCGAAATTCGCCTTCCATCGCGAGAAGTTCGACGGCGACGTCACCGGCGTGACGCTGCCGCATCCGGAAATCATCGACGCCCTCGAGCCTGGCCATCGCTTGTTGATCGACGACGGCCGTCTCCGGCTGCGCATCGTCGAAAATGACCGCAAGCTGGCGATCGCCGTTGTGGAAGTCGGCGGCAAGATCTCCGACCGCAAGGGCGTCAGCCTGCCCGACACCGTTCTCACCTCGGGCGCCCTGACCGAGAAGGACCGCGCCGATCTCACCGCCGCGCTCGAAGCCGACGTCGACTGGATCGCGCTGTCCTTCGTGCAAGGGCCGGAAGACCTCATGGAAGTGCATGAGATCGTCGACGGCAAGTGCGGCGTCATGGCCAAGATCGAGAAGCCGCAGGCCGTCAAGCGCTTCAACGAGATCCTCGAACTGTCCGACGCCATCATGGTGGCGCGTGGCGATCTCGGCGTCGAGTTGCCGCTCGAGCAGGTACCGAGCGTGCAGAAGAGCATCACCCGCACCACGCGCAAGGCCGGCAAGCCGGTGGTCGTCGCCACCCAGATGCTGGAATCGATGATCCAGTCGCCGGTGCCAACCCGCGCCGAGGTGTCCGACATCGCCAACGCCGTCTTCGAAGGCGCCGACGCGGTGATGCTGTCCGCCGAATCGGCGGCCGGCGCCTACCCGGTCGAGGCGGTTCAGACCATGAGCCACGTCGCCGAGGAAGTGGAGAATTCCGAGCACTTCCATTCGATCCTGGCCGGTCAGCGCGGCGAGCCGGATGCAACGCCGGCCGACGCCATTTCCGCCTCCGCCCGCCAGATCGCCGAAACGCTGGGCATCGCCGCCCTCGTCTGCTTCACCGCCTCCGGCGCCACCGGCCTGCGCGCCGCTCGCGAGCGGCCGTCGACGCCGATCCTTGCGCTGTCGCCCAACCGCTCGATGGCCCGCCGTCTGGCACTGGTCTGGGGCATCCACTCGGTGGTGACCGACGACGCTCGCTCGCTCAACGATCTGGTGCAGCGTGCCAGCCGCATCTCGGCCGAGGAAGGCTTCACCAAGCCTGGCGATCGCATCATCATCACCGCCGGCGTGCCCTTCGGCACGGCGGGCGTGACCAACCTCCTGCGCATCGCCAGCATCGGCGCCGACGGCAAGTCGGGCATCTAG